The window CCTGACGGGGGTCACGCCATTGGCGTCTGGTCGGCGACACCCGCAGGCTGGGTTGCCGAGACCATCGGCACGACGGGTGATGGCACGCCAACGACGTCTCTGAACCGACTCAGCAAACTCGATGACAATGCCTACGTATGGCAATCCATTCAACGTACTGCCGGCGGGGTCGCTCTGCCCGACACCGATGAGGTCGTTATCAAACGAACATCCTCTGACCAATAGGGATAGGGCCGGTTTGTTGTTGCGGAGCTCGTCCCTGGGCTGTTGATTAGATCGACATTGGTAACGCAACCGTGAACCAGTGAACCGAAAGACCGGAAGGCACCGGGCTGCGTCGCGAGCCCAGACGCGTCTCGGCTCACTCCAACATCAGCTCGTCAAGAGTTTTTTAGTGACGCCTTTACCAGCCAGAAACCCAAAGTCTTCACGATCTCGGCTACCTCCATCGCCAGCGACTTTCAGACAGCGACTTCCCAGCACTTCGATACATATCTCGTCCCACTCATCACGAAGGTTCCGTCCAATGTCCCGCAACAGCACATTCAGCATACTCGCGATCGTTTTAATTCTTGGACTGCCCCTGGAAGACTGCTGGGGTCGTGGCTTTGGCGGGGGAGGTCGCGGCATGGGCGGTGGTGGGCGCAGTATGGGCGGCGGCGGTGGCCGCAGTTTCAGTAGCGGGGGATTCAGTGGCGGGGGCGGGCGCAGCTTAGGAGGAGGTGGATTTAGCGGAGGCGGCGGACACAGCATAGGCGGCGGTGGATTCAGTGGCGGCAACTTCGGCGGGGGCAATCTTGGCGGCAGCAACTTTGGAGGTGGCAACTTCGGCGGGGGCAACCTCGGTGGGGGCAACGTTGGGAGTGGCAACCTCGGAGCTGGTAGTCGCAACCTCGGCGGAAACGGCTTGGGCGGCGGAGGATTCAGCGGTGGGGCAGGTGGCCTCGGTGGGGGTGGCCTGAGCGATCGCGCCGGTGGACTGGGAGCCGCTGGCGCAGACAGATTTGGCGGGGCGGCCGGCGGATTGGGCGGCGGCGTGGGCAACAATCGCTTCTCGGCCCCCTCCCGCAGCCAACTCGATGGGTTTCTGGGACTTCCCTCCGACGCTGGCATGGGTGGCCTAGGCGGAGGGGCCAGCGCTCGCAATCGGAGCGGGCTCACGGGTGATAATTTTGATGTCAACAAAGGCTCCATCACGGGCGAAAATGGTGGAAAAGCGGCAGGGATTTCAGTAACAGGGCCCAGAGGCGGTACGAAAGGAACGGCGGTGGGTGTCGGCGCCGAGGGCGGCGTTGGCAAAGTCAGCGGCAGTGAAGGTCCTCGCGGGGCGGGCTCCGCTTCGGGAGCCGTCATCGGTCCCGATGGCGGGATGGCAGCGGGCAGCGCCACCCGTGGCCCGGCGGGAGGAACGACCGCGCGAGGCGCCGCCGTGGGCCCTGATGGTGGAGCTGCGGCCGGCAGTGTCGCCCGAGGTCCTGCAGGCGGCGAAGCAGCACGCGGTGCCGCCGTGGGTCCCAATGGAGGCGCCGCCGCAGGCAGTGCCGCCCGGGGCCCAGGTGGTAGTGCAGCTGCTCGTGGAGCAGCCGTCGGGCCGAACGGTCGCGTGGCTGCCGGTGGAGCTGCCCGCGGGCCTAATGGAGGCGCAGCCGCTCGCGGCGTCGTGGCCGGCCCCGGCGGAGCAGCCGCCGGATTTGCACGGGTCACCCCTTCCGGACGCTACACCAGTGCGGTGGCCGTTCGTAACAACTTCAACAACTGGGGCATCTACGGTCGCGGTTGGTACACCAACCATCCCGGCGCTTGGTTCGCAGCTGGATGGACCGCCGGTGCGATCTGGCGATCGGCCACCTGGTACTCCGTCGGGGCCTGGATGCCGTACTCGTGGGGAACACCAGTCTATTACGACTATGGAAATACGGTCATCTACGACCAAGGTGACGTGTACGTCAACGGTGACAATGTTGGAACCTCGCAAGAATACTACGAGCAAGCCAGCGAGATTGCCCAAGCGGGAGCTAAGGATGATGCCTCTGACGATGGCGATTGGTTACCCCTGGGCGTCTTTGCGTTCACCAGAGCTGGCGACGACGCGGCCGAGGATAAAAAGTCCGAGGATGTCAAAACTGACATTACAATCCAGCTAGCCGTCAACAAGGAAGGGATCATTCGCGGCAATTACACCGATACCGCTACGGCGCAGACCCAGCTTGTCAAAGGCTCCGTCGATAAGGAGACTCAACGAGTCGCGTTTACAGTTGGCGACAATGAATCCAATTTTGTCGAAACGGGACTCTACAACCTCACCAAGGACGAAGCCCCCGCGCTGGTTCATATCGGTGCCGACCAGACCGAACAATGGCTGCTCGTGCGACTGCACAACGAGGACGCCGCAGCGGAAGGTGATACTGGTGCGAATGCGAGTGCGGACACAGACGATGACGCGAGCTAGACCGCTCCGGCGGTTGGCATCGAGATGATACCCGCGGATGCGATTTTTCTGGATTGCTGATTCGCGGGGCGTCTGAGCGGTCCCGGTTCACTTTCAGCAACCGATTCCTGGGAGGGGCGTCGGGAGACAATTGCATGCCGTGGCCTCGTCACGGCGTGGAACGACCTCTGCGTATCCCGATTTCTCGGCGAATCCATTGTTTGACTGCCAGTCCCATCCTTCTGCCGCGGTACGCTACAATCGCAAAACTTGGATTGGTTGACCGAATGCGACTTCACACAATAGGAAAACGACGATGGCCTCGACACTGGTAGTTCTCAAGTTCCACACCCCTGAAGGTGCGAGCAAGGGCATGGAAATCGCAATTGGATTGCAGAAGCAGCATTTGCTTGAGATTGAAGACGCAGCGATTGTCTCCTGGCCTGAGGGCAAGAAAAAACCCAAGACCATCCATGGCCAAGGTGCCTGCGGCGGAGCCTGGTACGGCGCGTTTTGGGGGATGCTGTTCGGGTGCATTTTCTTCGTCCCATTTCTAGGTGCGGCGTTCGGAGCCGCGATGGGAGCACTCTCGGGAGCTTTCGCCGATTACGGGATTGGAAACGACTTCCTAGAGAAGGTTCGCGGCCAGGTCACCGAGGGCACGTCGGCACTGTTCTTGCTCAATGGTCAGGCCACCACTGACCGGGTTGTCGAAGCCTTCAAGGAGGCTCCTGAGTTCGAAGTGATCTCCACCAATCTGTCACACGAAGACGAAGCGAAACTCAAGGATGCGTTTGCTCACTGAGCTCACGCCGGCAAGTGCAGGTACGACTGGAAACGGCATCCGCTCCCACCCGTCTCACCACGGCTGGTCGATGGATGTTACCTGACGTCGTACTGCATCGGGCACAATCGCGATAGGCCGTCGCTTGGCGGTGGCCCCTCTTGCCGATCGGGCCGCGAGAGGCCACGATGGTCGGCCGTCCTAAGCTCGCTTTTTGAGCCCAATTTGTCAGTTATTGTCATTCCTTTCGCCTATTCCTTGG of the Allorhodopirellula heiligendammensis genome contains:
- a CDS encoding protocadherin, which encodes MSRNSTFSILAIVLILGLPLEDCWGRGFGGGGRGMGGGGRSMGGGGGRSFSSGGFSGGGGRSLGGGGFSGGGGHSIGGGGFSGGNFGGGNLGGSNFGGGNFGGGNLGGGNVGSGNLGAGSRNLGGNGLGGGGFSGGAGGLGGGGLSDRAGGLGAAGADRFGGAAGGLGGGVGNNRFSAPSRSQLDGFLGLPSDAGMGGLGGGASARNRSGLTGDNFDVNKGSITGENGGKAAGISVTGPRGGTKGTAVGVGAEGGVGKVSGSEGPRGAGSASGAVIGPDGGMAAGSATRGPAGGTTARGAAVGPDGGAAAGSVARGPAGGEAARGAAVGPNGGAAAGSAARGPGGSAAARGAAVGPNGRVAAGGAARGPNGGAAARGVVAGPGGAAAGFARVTPSGRYTSAVAVRNNFNNWGIYGRGWYTNHPGAWFAAGWTAGAIWRSATWYSVGAWMPYSWGTPVYYDYGNTVIYDQGDVYVNGDNVGTSQEYYEQASEIAQAGAKDDASDDGDWLPLGVFAFTRAGDDAAEDKKSEDVKTDITIQLAVNKEGIIRGNYTDTATAQTQLVKGSVDKETQRVAFTVGDNESNFVETGLYNLTKDEAPALVHIGADQTEQWLLVRLHNEDAAAEGDTGANASADTDDDAS
- a CDS encoding DUF1269 domain-containing protein, with translation MASTLVVLKFHTPEGASKGMEIAIGLQKQHLLEIEDAAIVSWPEGKKKPKTIHGQGACGGAWYGAFWGMLFGCIFFVPFLGAAFGAAMGALSGAFADYGIGNDFLEKVRGQVTEGTSALFLLNGQATTDRVVEAFKEAPEFEVISTNLSHEDEAKLKDAFAH